In one window of Myxococcales bacterium DNA:
- the tssI gene encoding type VI secretion system tip protein VgrG, whose amino-acid sequence MNLNDLLKTREETPNTVIFLRLAGAPKDERFHVKTFEIQEGLSSLWSISLVVTHPDPDLPLDDLIDRGAGLALHKPGARLTQMFDARGGSKHTPEIRVWTGICPSIRHLSTADKGRSFYTIDIVPELWRLSLRRNTRVFQHMSAIDIVIRLLRDWNIEVGKNLVLRNIEKDDYPKFEYRVQYEESDYSFFCRVLEEAGVSFYFDYSNARRIESFEGKGTELTKLVLDAQPHLAAESDEKDDEEEEEDEESDEDEASAEDEEDAADDEAAADEGEKKEKPKKIYGPLPYRGTVPGSLAGDPGEYVANASIARQLRPGAVTLIDHEFRAALGARANGVSLIVDPSEEKPKPLHPFGVPLRVHPTEEANTTEHLYEVVAYAPGVLQHEKSPDNDDNRREGDIVSSGNDPYITRRAENALRAVRNGAQATNFETNALAVAPGTVIKFGGSKGEHPRDELSSMVPQLVLATRLNGDHLGSWRVYCQGVPTAVLKFNEENEAEAIPVPYKPSEVTPKPRIWGVQSAVVVGPKSDVKEQIHCDKYGRVRVQFHWDRQHKYGDPIPKDDADDALGSCWVRVSTPWAGSGYGFVAIPRVGHEVLVSYLEGDPDQPIIVGSVYNGPNPSPYASETVTGIKSKTSPDPKGFNEMYFDDKSGSERIHFQAEKDLSTIVKKTETHSVGATRTTKIGSQDKIHTGQLWELVVGQRETGIQAKSSSAVNDESGGHSGGPSILLQVGGKGGATILLDGGGISVNANAELHMHASGVIHLSAGQAVNIDGAVVNINGNTAHPATVGAFADGPGQPGKKASSPNPGAPHKAGSKGVGGSGMPAGPGPMIADLEFKKAEPDEEEVEDEAVPRGLAAPAADLEGGTLGEVAAPAGGPPAAAGGLSAGQAAVLGVGVNALVKQAITGGDMMKAVAGAVGGAVIGQAASTVLPAGAAQAAGALATGALSGGKDGVRSAAAGLVGAAAAAQVVGAATAPAAGAPSFASPLGAAAAQGTFNQTMAGLTTSLGASAARPEVAAVAQFAAATVAGPQLPAGAAPMAPLVMGFITSGGQAPPTGAAVNGVVNGLLTGAVPEATAVTQLAGLVGGPAKLAELASVPGIGGPVGGGG is encoded by the coding sequence ATGAACCTAAACGACCTCCTCAAGACGCGGGAAGAGACTCCAAACACCGTGATCTTCCTCCGCCTGGCGGGGGCGCCCAAGGACGAGCGGTTCCACGTCAAGACCTTCGAGATCCAAGAGGGCCTCTCGTCGCTCTGGTCTATCTCGCTCGTGGTGACGCATCCGGACCCGGACCTGCCGCTCGACGACCTCATCGACCGCGGCGCGGGCCTTGCGCTCCACAAGCCGGGCGCCCGTCTCACGCAGATGTTCGACGCCCGCGGCGGCTCCAAACACACGCCCGAGATCCGGGTGTGGACGGGGATTTGCCCGTCGATTCGCCACCTGTCGACGGCGGACAAGGGGCGGTCGTTCTACACGATCGACATCGTGCCGGAGCTCTGGCGACTCTCGCTTCGCCGCAACACGCGCGTCTTCCAGCACATGTCGGCCATCGACATCGTCATTCGACTGCTCCGTGACTGGAACATCGAGGTTGGCAAGAACCTGGTCCTCCGAAACATCGAGAAGGACGACTACCCGAAATTTGAGTACCGGGTTCAATACGAAGAGTCGGACTACTCGTTCTTTTGCCGCGTCCTCGAGGAGGCCGGCGTCTCGTTCTACTTCGATTACAGCAACGCTCGTCGCATCGAATCTTTTGAAGGCAAAGGCACCGAACTGACGAAGTTGGTGCTCGACGCGCAGCCTCACCTCGCAGCGGAGTCCGACGAGAAGGACGACGAAGAGGAAGAAGAGGACGAAGAATCGGACGAAGACGAGGCCTCCGCCGAGGACGAAGAGGACGCAGCCGACGACGAGGCTGCCGCGGACGAAGGCGAAAAGAAGGAGAAGCCGAAGAAGATCTACGGACCGCTCCCGTATCGAGGGACGGTTCCGGGCTCGCTCGCCGGTGATCCCGGCGAATACGTGGCCAACGCGTCCATCGCGCGTCAGCTCCGCCCCGGCGCCGTCACGCTCATTGATCACGAGTTCCGCGCGGCTCTCGGCGCTCGGGCCAACGGCGTCAGCCTTATCGTGGACCCCTCGGAAGAGAAGCCGAAGCCGCTCCATCCGTTTGGAGTGCCGCTCCGCGTTCATCCGACCGAAGAGGCGAACACGACGGAGCATCTCTACGAGGTCGTGGCGTACGCGCCTGGGGTCCTGCAGCACGAGAAGTCACCCGACAACGACGACAACCGTCGTGAGGGCGACATCGTCTCCAGCGGGAACGACCCGTACATCACGCGCCGCGCGGAGAACGCGCTGCGGGCCGTTCGCAACGGCGCCCAAGCCACCAACTTCGAGACCAACGCGCTCGCGGTCGCGCCAGGCACGGTCATCAAGTTCGGAGGCTCGAAGGGCGAACATCCCCGCGACGAGCTGTCGTCGATGGTCCCGCAGCTTGTGCTTGCCACGCGGCTGAACGGCGATCACCTCGGTAGCTGGCGGGTCTATTGCCAAGGTGTTCCCACCGCGGTTCTCAAGTTCAACGAGGAGAACGAGGCGGAAGCGATCCCGGTCCCGTACAAGCCGAGCGAAGTGACGCCGAAGCCCCGCATCTGGGGTGTGCAAAGCGCCGTGGTCGTTGGCCCCAAGTCCGACGTCAAAGAGCAGATCCACTGCGACAAATACGGGCGAGTCCGCGTCCAGTTTCATTGGGATCGCCAGCACAAGTACGGCGATCCGATCCCCAAGGACGACGCCGACGACGCCCTCGGATCCTGCTGGGTTCGCGTTTCAACACCTTGGGCCGGAAGCGGCTACGGTTTCGTCGCGATCCCGCGCGTGGGTCATGAGGTCCTCGTCTCGTACCTCGAAGGCGATCCCGATCAGCCGATCATTGTGGGCTCCGTCTACAACGGGCCCAACCCATCGCCGTACGCGAGCGAGACCGTCACAGGCATCAAGTCGAAGACCTCGCCGGACCCGAAGGGGTTCAACGAAATGTACTTTGACGACAAGTCCGGCTCGGAGCGCATTCACTTTCAGGCGGAGAAGGATCTCTCCACCATCGTGAAGAAGACGGAGACCCACAGCGTTGGCGCAACGCGCACGACGAAGATCGGGAGCCAGGACAAGATTCACACCGGGCAGCTTTGGGAGCTCGTCGTCGGGCAGAGGGAAACGGGCATTCAGGCCAAGTCCTCATCGGCCGTGAATGACGAGTCGGGAGGGCACAGCGGCGGCCCGTCAATTCTCTTGCAGGTTGGCGGGAAGGGCGGTGCCACAATTCTCCTGGATGGCGGGGGCATCTCCGTCAACGCCAACGCCGAGCTCCACATGCACGCCTCCGGCGTCATCCACTTGAGCGCTGGGCAAGCCGTCAACATCGACGGCGCCGTGGTCAACATCAACGGCAACACGGCGCATCCCGCGACCGTTGGAGCTTTCGCCGACGGCCCCGGTCAGCCCGGCAAGAAGGCGTCGAGTCCCAACCCTGGCGCGCCTCACAAGGCGGGGAGCAAGGGAGTCGGCGGAAGCGGAATGCCCGCGGGGCCGGGGCCCATGATCGCTGACCTCGAGTTCAAGAAGGCGGAGCCCGACGAGGAGGAGGTAGAAGACGAGGCCGTGCCGCGCGGGCTCGCTGCTCCAGCTGCGGACCTCGAAGGAGGAACGTTGGGCGAAGTGGCGGCGCCGGCTGGTGGCCCCCCCGCTGCCGCCGGGGGCCTCAGCGCAGGGCAGGCCGCGGTGCTCGGTGTCGGCGTGAACGCGCTCGTAAAGCAAGCAATCACCGGCGGCGATATGATGAAGGCAGTCGCCGGCGCCGTCGGCGGAGCCGTCATTGGACAGGCTGCGTCGACCGTTCTGCCAGCGGGTGCTGCCCAGGCGGCGGGGGCCCTTGCCACAGGCGCCTTGAGCGGTGGCAAGGATGGGGTGAGATCGGCGGCGGCGGGCCTTGTTGGTGCGGCGGCCGCGGCCCAGGTTGTCGGCGCAGCTACTGCGCCGGCAGCGGGGGCGCCGTCGTTCGCCTCACCGCTAGGCGCTGCGGCCGCGCAGGGCACGTTCAATCAGACGATGGCCGGCCTTACGACTTCGCTCGGTGCGTCCGCAGCTCGCCCGGAGGTCGCTGCGGTCGCTCAGTTCGCTGCAGCCACCGTGGCGGGACCGCAGCTCCCAGCGGGAGCCGCTCCCATGGCGCCGCTCGTCATGGGGTTCATCACCAGTGGCGGTCAAGCGCCGCCAACGGGGGCGGCCGTCAATGGTGTCGTGAACGGCCTGCTCACCGGGGCGGTGCCCGAAGCCACGGCGGTCACCCAGCTTGCGGGACTCGTCGGCGGACCGGCGAAACTGGCTGAGCTGGCCAGCGTGCCCGGCATCGGCGGCCCCGTCGGCGGAGGTGGCTAG
- a CDS encoding type VI secretion system tube protein Hcp — protein sequence MSFDVYATFETQAGVKFAGTCGQDIAPLQVKASSHTKVVSVEYAVEAVLDPTNGQPANKRFHHPFEIMIEHDKNLPLFFRALVTGESFKLIELTFAQVKQVKQTAQGDTATQAGEQIAMKFSMMNAHVKDLAFSTGLSADKHGASSASTSSSRVSYDQQELVRVSFLAQKYLIVRPSDSNAQHLDDWAKGMLTK from the coding sequence GTGTCATTTGACGTCTACGCCACATTCGAGACTCAGGCGGGAGTGAAGTTCGCGGGGACCTGCGGGCAGGACATCGCGCCGCTGCAGGTGAAGGCGAGCTCGCATACCAAGGTCGTCTCCGTTGAGTACGCCGTTGAAGCGGTGCTCGATCCGACGAATGGCCAGCCTGCGAACAAGCGTTTCCATCATCCGTTCGAGATCATGATCGAACATGACAAGAACCTGCCGCTCTTTTTCCGGGCGTTGGTCACGGGTGAGTCCTTCAAGCTCATCGAGCTGACGTTTGCGCAGGTGAAGCAGGTGAAGCAGACCGCCCAGGGCGACACGGCCACCCAAGCCGGTGAACAGATCGCGATGAAGTTCTCGATGATGAACGCGCACGTGAAGGACCTTGCGTTCTCCACGGGCTTGTCGGCCGACAAGCATGGGGCGAGCAGCGCATCGACGAGTTCGTCGCGCGTGTCCTATGACCAGCAGGAGCTCGTACGGGTGTCGTTTCTCGCGCAGAAGTACCTCATTGTCCGGCCGAGCGACAGCAATGCCCAGCACCTCGACGATTGGGCCAAGGGGATGCTCACCAAGTAG
- the tssE gene encoding type VI secretion system baseplate subunit TssE: MLRLLERIARLAPARSSPAAELRASIVDNVRNICSSRLGAAPACPRYGLPDSVVYSPYEHEHTLAKVLRDAVLASEPRLTNVEVSPVAVEPGVMERQFEITATLAGAPRAGPVHLRTRFVVGDVTVEGR, encoded by the coding sequence ATGCTGCGGCTCCTCGAGCGCATCGCGCGCCTCGCGCCGGCCCGAAGCTCGCCAGCGGCGGAGCTTCGGGCGAGCATCGTCGACAACGTGCGGAACATCTGTTCGTCTCGATTGGGGGCAGCGCCGGCCTGCCCCCGCTACGGTCTGCCGGACAGCGTGGTGTACTCGCCGTACGAGCACGAGCACACTCTCGCCAAGGTGCTGAGGGACGCCGTACTTGCAAGTGAGCCGAGACTGACGAATGTCGAGGTCAGCCCCGTCGCCGTAGAGCCGGGCGTCATGGAGCGGCAGTTCGAGATCACCGCTACCCTGGCTGGCGCGCCACGCGCGGGGCCGGTTCACTTGCGGACGCGTTTCGTGGTTGGTGATGTGACGGTAGAAGGACGATGA